From the genome of Meriones unguiculatus strain TT.TT164.6M chromosome X unlocalized genomic scaffold, Bangor_MerUng_6.1 ChrX_unordered_Scaffold_30, whole genome shotgun sequence, one region includes:
- the Vma21 gene encoding vacuolar ATPase assembly integral membrane protein VMA21, with translation MERLDKVALNALHPPEFRNENSLASTLKTLLFFTALMITLPIGLYFTTKSYIFEGALGMSNRDSYFYAAIVAVVAVHVVLALFVYVAWNEGSRQWREGKQD, from the exons ATGGAGCGTCTTGATAAAGTGGCGCTGAATGCGCTGCATCCTCCAGAGTTCAG AAATGAAAACTCTTTAGCTTCAACCCTGAAGACACTCCTCTTCTTCACAGCTTTAATGATCACACTTCCTATTGGGTTGTATTTTACAACGAAATCCTATATATTTGAAG GTGCCCTTGGAATGTCCAATAGAGACAGCTACTTTTATGCTGcaattgttgctgttgttgctgttcatGTGGTTCTGGCCCTGTTTGTCTATGTGGCCTGGAATGAAGGGTCACGACAGTGGCGTGAAGGCAAACAGGATTAA